The following DNA comes from Abyssisolibacter fermentans.
GCCTCAATGGCTCCTTTATTTATATCTGATAATCCTGCTAAATAAATGATAAGATTGTACCCTGTATTTCTCCATATAAAGATAAGTATAACTACCAGCATTGCATATTCAGAATCTATAAGGTTAAATCCATTTAACCCAAATACTTTTCTAAAAAAACCTGCTACTGTTCCTGAAGGTATTGCCATAGGTAATATAATGAAAAGTTTTATGATTCTTGGAGCTTTCAATTCGTGAATTAAAAGTGCAATAATAAATGAAATCACTATTATTAATGGTATAGATACCCCCATAAATAAGCAGGTGTTTTTTAAAGCTAACATAAAAACATCACTGTTAAATACATCATTATAGTTCTTAAAGGCCACAAAGGTACTATCAAAACCGCTTTTACTTACTGAATATTTTATTCCTCCAAAAAAAGGTATAATATAAAGTATAGCAAATCCAATAAGGCTTGGTAATATGAATAAATATCCTTTGTATTTTTTTAGTTTTGCCCTCATTTCATATCAATCCCTCTCATATGTAAGACATGTGTTTCTTCTAATTGAATCAAAGTATCATTGCCACTCTCAAGGTCAGGCTCTTCAATCTTCAGTTCTTTTAGAGTTTCTTTGTCTAACTTTGTAGTAAAATTTCATGTCAATTGTCACATGCTGTCTTTTTTCATTACTCCTTTCTCTTCTATATTTATCTTTATATATACTCAATAATAGATTGATTGAACCCTAAGTTTTATATAATCTTGTATTCATGACTTTTTCGTTAGTACTATGACATTATTACTTAATTTTAATAAATATGTTACCTTTATATAATTATATTAATAGTTGGTAAATATTTTCCCTTTATTATTACATTTTTTTAATATTAAACAAATATTGCATTATAAAGAAATTCTATAATCCAGTATTTGATAATTTTCCTTGGAAACTTAATTTGCTTCTTTTATTCATTGAGCCATATATTGTAGTTATGTTCTAGCTTCTGTAATTCCCTACTTAACTCATCATCTGTATAAGCTTCATCTGCAAAGATAAATTTGACGAAGTCTTTTTTTATCATTTCTTCTAATTTCATTGTCATTTTGTTATTGCAGCAGCGCTTATATTTCCCAGCTTTAACTTGACTTAAAATATATTTTCTTAATGCTATAGCTTTTTCATTAACGTCTTTTCTTACTAAATGTTTGATGCCCTCTTTTTTTTCTTTTGCAATTTTTTCATTTATTTCTTGTTCTATTTTATCAATTTCATCCTCTATTTCTTTGTTTACTGGATATGAATAATCTGTAGATTTAAACATTTCCAATTGAGTCTTATCGCTAAGTAATCCATTTATAAATTCCATGCCTAATTCAATATTTTCACCATTTCTATTTACTATAAATCCACATATATTAAGCAGTTCATCATTCCCATTTATTATATTAGGTAAAACAACATTATTATTTCCATTGATATGATTAGATACTTCTAATGATTTTAAACCATTCATAAAAACTAAAAGTTTTTTGATAGATT
Coding sequences within:
- a CDS encoding carbohydrate ABC transporter permease; translation: MRAKLKKYKGYLFILPSLIGFAILYIIPFFGGIKYSVSKSGFDSTFVAFKNYNDVFNSDVFMLALKNTCLFMGVSIPLIIVISFIIALLIHELKAPRIIKLFIILPMAIPSGTVAGFFRKVFGLNGFNLIDSEYAMLVVILIFIWRNTGYNLIIYLAGLSDINKGAIEASMIDGANYFQRLRYIIIPLCTPITVFVSIVSIINSFKVFKDIYVLQGSYPNPKIYMLQHYMNNKFRDLQYEKLTSAAYVFAMVIFAFALILFIIDRKHSRKVGEN